The segment atttgtgttttttgtcttttgggtatttttatttatttattttcatttttttttttttagtttacttctacagaaaaagtgctcagcaatggcgtatgttcaaaaacttacatcaagtcatgaaatccaattgcacaaatctttcaaagataatattgaaATGGTTCCTGTAACTGGTTTTTACGCACTTAAAAACGTATATGTACATTCCACGCCGTCAGGTTCGATGAAATAACTGGTCTCACGTATTTCTTACTAGTTTCCCATATAGTCCCTATTACgatatttgcttaaaaaaaaaaaaaaaattcctccagCCAATAGTAATCCTCTAACCGTTGGTCGTGTGAATTTCAAGTGGGTTAGTGAGGGACGTAGGTAGTGTCTTCTGGATGGATATGGTTGGATGACGtgatacataataatttttttttttttaatgagaggCCAGAAGTACCTACTTTTGTAACGTAAACGTAAGCATTGCAAGTTGCTGCCAGCGCATACGTGATTCATTGTCCTTGTTCCTCTCCCCTACACGAGAACATTTCTATCCTTTCTCCACCGGCAGCAGTTGCATAATCGCGCACGTTGTTCGGCACCAGGTGTGCTCGTTCGCGGGGCCCGTTTCAAGATGTGTCCCTATTTGACTATCGTAGTTCGCACCTCGGGATAACGTCAATCAACTTTCGCACACACGGGTCGGACGAAGGAGCGTGACAACCGCCCGATCAAGATTTCTCCCGACGGCGGCGGTTGCGGGATAAATGCCGGCGGGCGTGATTGCATTGTCACGTGGGCAGATCCGATCTGGCGGGCTGAAGCGAGGCCTGGGCTCTGCTGGCGACCTGCTCTGCCACGTGTCGCAACAAGTGCAGCCGCTCGCCGGGACATGAGCGAACGTGCAACCAGTTTGGACCGAGcgataatttaacaaaaaactcATCAATACCTGAGATGATAAAACTTCATTCGTCTGCTGAGAAATGCCAGTgcctatttttataaatttttttataatgttccgGAGAGCATAGCTCTGTTTTAGAACTATACACGTCATTTTGACATAATATGACACATCATTTTTTCAGAACACAATGCATACAGATATAATAAGTTTCACATGTAATAGCATTACAGCTGTACAtttaacacttaaaatatttatcatacatTTAACAATAAGATCTGGCACAAATAAGATAGTTAATTTAACACTTACTCATTATTCATTAtacttaaaaacaattatttaatacaaacatTAATTACACATTCAACATTTTGGCCGAATGTTTGTGGAACAGGTATCATTCGTCACACTCGGACATCTGCAACGCCTGTATGTATTGAAAGTGGGCGTACAAACCAGTAATGCTCGATTTCATACGCCGTGTTCATTCTTGACGTGTcttaacatctcagctctcggtgtacggcattcggTAGAGGGTTCTCTTGTGTGCTCAGACTGGTTGCGtaatcagacaacactgcgacaaaCTGTAAGTATTGTCATCATAGctactgcgggcctcgtggtccgttaTGCCAGAaccgagcatcgaaccaagggcccgcgaagagtcccaggccgcggagtgccgcccactacctcttgttgtgaaatagagtttatgtgtggatgtctgtgaaaaaGATGATTCTGAATGTGATATTGTGAAAACGGAACGGTAGTGAaaacggagttttttttttttaaccatagtgctgccatctgtgtcattaatcaaaaaccaaagttcataaagcgtaaagtaaactttatagtatcaacttttttttaatgaattttaacaagatgggaagtattttaatgaaattccttgatCAAAATCaggttaaaattcttttttctagttttttttttcgtttttaaaagAGTCTTTTAACCTTtcctctgcaaatcgaatgattcaagtcgacgtagttgctccggcggcgaattctagcggcggttgcaaAAACTACGTGtgaaaatttagttgaaaacacaatttgcttcaatatttatcacgctcggcattgctttaaagaattcaacgttaaaattcgtgtccgagtttattagtgtatttgcaacaagagaaaggatgaattttgctcgttaccgaggttcccACACGCTTACAAACCTAAGTTTTTCAGGGTTttaggaaataaattattttgttgatttatgaatggtataaaaaacaaataattaatacacgacaaaggctacacacaaacgattaatttaaaactgtatacaacacgACTATGAATACTTTTAGTTCGTGCTAGGGTTGATATATAAATTGGCCTTTAAGTTTGTTAAAAACTagcaaacaaacatttaaatttataaaacacttcATTGTGGTTGAACAAAAAAAACTTGAGGGTTACAGaccgttaaaaaaaatactgcgcTAAAAGGCTATaatggaagcaaaataatttaagagactactttttgtgaatttttttttttttcgctcgctGTTCATTAAGTGAGAACCAAATTTAAACGATACGTTAACTGCCAGGTAGTGAAGTATAGCCCGGTCAGTTGCGAAACGCTCGTTGGGAGTCACGAGGTGGGACACGCACGGACGCATTCGGCGAGGAACGCTAGGCCTTCGGGCGCAAGGCGACTGCCAGCTCTCCCGCCCAGATTGCGTGCCATTGGGCGGGCCCAGGGTCAAGGTCAGCCAGGCAAGGTCAACGTTTCCATACGGGTGCAGCGGGGCCCGGCGGGCCGGAAGTCACGTGTTCTCGCGAGCCCTGCAGCGCTACGAGACCTAGTTTTGCAAACCACGCAACAAACGCAATACGCTACAACGACGTTTTTCCAAATACCCGTTTATGAACTACGTACGACGCAAAAGCATAACGCAAACTtcgccaactttcaacttcttgagTTTCAGCTCGCTTTTCCGCATTCTGCACTTGAAGAGAAGTGCTCCGAAAAAATGTTAATAACGTGGATGTTATGTGCGTAaaagacgattaaaaaaaaaaaatcacctttttTACAATGTTAATTAAACTTTcgcaaattttaaaattcaattaactaTTTCATGTATTTtcataataaacattaattattttggctatttttgtgatttttgaaAGACCGTAAATTGTTTACCTTAGTCGCGTGTTGCCATGTTGTGTCGTTGCGTTCTTTGTGTATTTTATAAACCTTGCCTAAGAGTTCAGTCCCCAGGATCttgaatttttcaaatattatcttGCAGTTGTTTGATAGGACGTATAACCCAGTTTTAGAAACTTGTTGAGTACATGGTTCTTGGACTAACGACTATATATACAATAACTCGCTTATTCGTTCCACTAGAGTTTTCACCAGAGGTTAGCTTTTATTTATGAATAacaattgtttaatttttgttatttacataATACTTATtcaaacaataaatatatatatatttttttaaatattcatcgAGACATTGATCATACGAATTCATTGAGAGAGTTTGTTGGAGAACCTATACGTAAATGGAGAGCTTTTGGCAAAAACTACCAAagccaaaaattaaattttttcctccTTTGCTGGACTAAGGTGGTTTTtgtcaaaacatatttatttaaatcaacaaaaatttattgattgattattgatagaggaaaacagttgaaaataaaatatacgcGTTGACAGCATGTATAGaatagccaaaataaaaataaaaaatttaaccctACTTAGGACAACGGTTATTTTTGCCAAAACCTATAACaaaaaggaatttaaaataaaaaaaaactaaaattttaacattgtaataaattcaatgataaaaaataatgattacCAAAACCACAAATCAATCTCACCAAAAGAGACAAACCTAAAAAGTAAGTCTTCTGACCGCACCATATTTCAGAGCATTGTTCCGTAAAGACTGTGGTTGTTTTCGCTTTAACAGTTGATTGTCGCCAGGGATCACCTCAGGATAGACCAAAGACACAAAATGGAATATTTTGGGTTATGGTTCTTTTTGCCAATAGCTCTTCAATTAGTAACCCCCTTCCCCTCCACACTGGCAATGTTTACAACGGCTGATTTTGACGATTGCGTTGGCAAATCGAAAGCCGATGTTGGCCCTGTGCGTAGAAGACACGAATatgtaaggccgggtttataaactacgcaacacGCAAAGACGCAAAAAAGCATCGCCCAtatttcaacttcttgcgtttcagcTTGCGTTTCCACCTTCCATATTTGAATTGAAGTGTTCCTAATACTTCTAAAGACTCAAGCGTTATGGTCATGGAAGGTCGCGacgttgtttttatttcttgaactttTGCAGTGTAGAAAAACCTTAGCTGTTGTCgaattgaatttttattacagCGTGTATGTGCGCGTATATATAAGCgcgtgtgtttaaaaaaataagattacATAAAAACACATGTGTAATaatactacaaaataaataagttttaagaCAATTAACATTTCAACAGACATAAATCCTGTTTAATTACTGTACTAGTGTTGCCTGTGAATTAAATTTGTTGAGTCTTTAAAATATGTTGTTTgctattaatttgtgtttttgtacgtattttattagcatttccacgtaaaaattctaatttttttaaacataatttttaataacagcaattttattattaaaaacatcTGAACGACCTACACAAACACCACAGGGTTGTATTTTTGGTAACAATTGACTGCCGCGGCCAAAACCATAGATATGATCCATCCTTCCGTCCGTAAAAAGCCAGAGCTTGTAAATGCTTTTGGctgacggatggaatttttcaggacatctgattggctgcagctcaCCTGACCGACTGACGGACACGATAATCATAGTTTTCTTAGGGTCAATGTTAAGTGCAGACTAGTCTTCGATTGTTAACTGTTTATTTTCTACAGCGAAGCCACGTTAGCTGCCGCTGGAGTCTCATCGCATTAAAAATTGCCGCCGAAAAATGTTTAGTTCGTAAGACTGACACCGCAGCGCTGCAACAGGCTGGGAAGTGCCGCCTCTGTGGTCTCGGCGAGGATGTGCATGGCGCCGTGTCGCGTGAGCGCAGTGTCGGACGTGCCGTGCGGGCGACGGTGGCGCCGCAGCGGGCGCATCGTGGGCGGCGAGGCGACCAACCCGGGCGAGTTCCCCTGGCTCGTGTCCATCACGAGGCGCGGCGGCCACTTCTGCGGCGGCACGCTGCTCCACAAGCGCTGGGTCATGACGGCCGCGCACTGCATGTGCAGGTAGGCGCCATTCTCTGCCCCTCCACTGTCCAGTTCTAGTCCAGAAACCCCAAGTAATctatgactaaaaaaaaaaaaaaaaaaaaaaaagttgtcggAAAGGGAGAAAAGTGGTTCTTCtcttccccaatttttttttccatagagaAATGAGATTTCTACTTACGCTCCTGTCTCCAATGATATTTTTGAGTTATTTTCCAATGAATTTTCACAGACTATTTTCACAGACTTGAAAGACCAAGGATGGGAGATTGTTACACTAATGTATGGAACAGATTCGTGATAATGTAAAttaatgataaattaaaaaaaaaagttatttacagcTATAACCCCTTTGTGACTTTTGACCCATTATGTTTAtaggcagggccggtgcaaggtaaattggcgccctaggcgaaaaatctaaatccccccccccccccggggtcggacaccccaaaaaaaattttccttgcctcaaaatacatcacgtaagcctaatattttgtcaacaatcaaatgtaagcaggcttgtgtttttttttttttttttttacttattacaaatcataaacaggtcaccgtggactttaaataatttcttatatcaatttaaacattccaaacttttacaaaaatccattttcatctagtttcaataatcgttaaacatattatatcagccgTTATGTGtatgctgcgccgcccccagctacttggcgccctaggcggttgcctagttcgcctatatggacgcgccggctcTGTTTATAGGTATCACGTATCATCCATCAAATAAGTTTGAGCAGATAACCTCATGTGTGTTTTTAATCTTGTCACATTACCAAAAAATTTAGTTGGACTGAGATAGTTCTAACTTTCGAATCGTAATCtcattttgatattaaaataatgtattatagTGCTGGATGGGAATTTGGAacatgttatattatttattagccTAAATTTCTATCCgccttttttttaaacacatggTAGGATACACATGTTAAGGAGTTCATTTAGATAACGCATCAAAAGACTCTGAACTGGCTCGGAGTCTTTGTGGCAACTATATGAGCCCTTGAGTGGTAACCCTCATGCCTggaattcatttgtaaaattccTACTTAAGCCATTTTTCACTCTTTCAAAAATACAGCCTGATAAAACAAAAAACCGAAAAGTGAGCTACCATTCCGACcacaaaattttcttaaatgcTTCTTGTAAGTATTGCCACTCAGATCTGAGCACTAATTTTGAAAGTAGTGAGTTCTGAAGTTCTGTACATTGTTGTGGCTTACAAGCATAAATTAACATAATCTTGAAGTGGTCAGGAGATTTGCTTACTGGCGTTAGTGCAATTAATGTGTGCCACCGTATTTAAGGGACACAGACCCGACGGAGACACCATTCATAGGGTGTAACATCGCCTGTGTAGAAGCGTGATTCGTACGACGTGCAAGACACACTATAAGATGGTATGAATAAGTGGGCTCTTAGGCCCGTACTAGAGTGACATGGTAACAGAGATGAATCAAACGGAACAGtgtttctacaatggcacgcagacggaACCGTAAGGATTAGCCCGGCGATgccgagctcttccgtttacgttgctccgtgcgaccgatagaagccgagtacttggccatgtttgtttacgttgtatatgcgttaaaaattgtttcaagtacaccCAACAGAAAGCGTCACATGTCCTCTGTACGAGTAGCACTTCCGTATCTCCCTCCTCGTTCTATGGTGCGGAGTGCCGCCGATGTGAAAGACATctctatctccctccttgttctatggcgCGGAGTGCCGCCGATGTGAAATACTTCTATATCTCTCTCCTTGTTCTATGGCGCGGAGTGCCGCCGATGTGAAAGACTTctctatctccctccttgttctttGGCGCGGAGTGCCGCCGATGTGAAAGATTTCTATATCTTTCTCCTTGTTCTATGGCGCGGAGTGCCGCCGATGtgaagggaagcctacaactcacatagtttcggttccctgcaagaatttccgaagatttccgaagatttccgaagttttgcattttggtattaacgccatttcagccgctaaatcagaagtttccaatgaaaacaagcatgttgtgactgacctgatctaacctaacccaacccttcgatttttttaatttcaatttttgagagaaatccgaagttgcacgaatttggtagggaaccgaaactacgtgagttgtaggcttcccccgaTGTGACAGGGCAACTGCACAGCGCTGCTTGTGGTGTGTCGGCAGCGGGCCGGTGCACCTGCCGGCGGAGCACATCCGCGTCACGGTGGGCGAGCACGACCTGACGAGCGCAGAGGAGCCCGCCGCCCACGAGGTGCGCGTCAGCCGACTGCTGCTGCACCCCGACTACAAGTGCGCGCGCTTCGCCAACGACATTGCGCTGCTCGAGCTCAGCTCGGAGGTCAGTCTgcttccccccctccccggctTGACCTTTGTCATTCTCATTGCACAGTGCAAGTGGGCCCCCCTCAGAGAGGAGCGTTTCGAATCCAAGGGGGGTCCTGGctcgctctctctcccccccctcccccccccccccgtggaaTAATCgtactgtcaaagtaatacggccACATGTCAAAAGTAGAAACTTTTAACACTATTAAACAAGAGGCTATATTATTGCAATAACATGGTTAAATTTCAGACATGCGTCCATCGCAACATCGTGGTTTgaccattatttttcaaaattcaggtaTGGCCCTATTACATTGGTAAGATTGGCAGATGTTTCCATTGGCGATCTTAactcaatttcacattttttgagaTATGGCTATATTACTTTGACAGTGTGATGATCATGCAGAGCGCACATTGTTGCCAGATTCTTACTACCCAGCTtgttaccaataaaaaaaaattattttgtatataattgaTAATATCACATTTAtaaacaacaattattattttatagcagaaactatttttagcagttggtcaatattaataacaagacattaCATCAATCATGTACTATGgtcaaatactgtagagggagaatacaggacagctcgctcgttttcgcgagaaaccgacggtgctgcgctctcgcggctcggcgtgatgactgcccctagctgccgcgaccacggccgcgccatacgaaaacctctgaaactaaactcgctgaagtacaaagagtaaccgtcagaattgaaaggaattgttattaaatatatatattttttaaattctattgccttatagaacgtaaaaattgtccccaagtcaaaatatttctcttagaaaaacatattatcGTGAGTTGTAATATTTCCCACTTCCCGCATTTGAATATTTCTTGCAGGAATGTCATTAAAAATGATTAGATTGATTGAGAAACCCACTGAAATCGAAATGTGTGacaaatgcttcaaaatttttgttaacaaatattttaatgtcataatcaattgttttataaaaggtgtaaacgatgaatgtgggagaacccggagtaaagaaaacaaaaaagcaaaaaaattcatgcacatgtaaattgtatggaatatctagcatagcagtggttataaggtatgatcggggaaaataaacttcttgctacctatttaggtacagctggataaaattttacaagcatattcgtctcttgtatattatttgccttttacatttacaatggaagtgaatcttgtaaaacttgttctagctctggtaccattgtaataatgcatttatttaaatattatcattttaaagtaacgaggtattaatacatatttaatatttatggtagcttaagatggtgcaattgtaagttctaatttaaggattatattgtttatttacattgtgtcaaacgctatgtacttctacatatttatgtcatactgaaattatgtattttttcatctccctttaattttcaatattatttaaatgtccatgttatttaatttcataatatcgtgctcaaatctctgttaactgtacatataattattatatacgtattatacactatataaacaactgtactcattatattgcacatattcataaaaaaacttttaaccaatatgctgttgaacgatagcaaatcaatagtatttagtggctaaaaaatttggatgatttaattaattcattagatcattccctaaatgaacgatgattagcaatagaatgctttgaaaatttttacttcaatttttcttgaaaatatgctgttcattgttaactattttttacatcgaaagcaactaacttttcagcaaataaatttacatctgcatggccgcaaagaatacgagggtcaacacaatttttttcaaaagaatctgttgattagtctaggtgcaatgacgagttgaatttaatacattttaggcttggaatgcatggccgtgggtgctgttatcacgccgagccgctaggtagcaacgctgacgctcttcgcccgcacggctgtgctattagtatagagctgtcctgtattctccctctacagtatttgctaTGGTCAAATATAGCCacaatatttaatgttaaatgacttgaaaaaaattttgacgGCAAAAACGGTTGAGACCAAAATtgcgtctttcagttacgttgAAGATTaccagatgatgctcttgatgaaatgcaacaataaaatgtatttccaaaatttcattcaaaatttttcatctaaaaataaactattatgtacaatttgaaaattttttgttacattagAAAGTTGTGTCCAAAACGTTTGTGCTCTTtgggtgtatctggcaacagaacaaactgaaacaaggacagcgatAATAGCAGATATCGAGCAGAGGAAAGAGAGATAGAAACTGCATTCTCCCTGCTTTCAGAGCTGCGATGGAGGGCAGGGGCTCAGACCAGTTAACTCACCGTGGCTCTGCAGGGTGTGTAGGCATTGTTGTAGTTGCGATAGCGGGGCTTCGGGATCTGAGGCTTCACAGGTCTAGGCACAAACTCAGGCGACACTACCTCTGGTGATGAAAGTCGTAGCAAAGTTTTTACTCTGCATTTTATTGCACGTTTGAGCACACATATTCATCGGTAAGATCTGATTATTTTGAAGTGACTGATGGTTATTATGTGCCTCCCTATTTTAATTCATAAGGTATTAGCATATTTTAGCATATAACAAAATATTCAGCAGCTCAGCAGCATTTATAGTAATTGCTATTTTTACATACCCCTAgccacaggggcgcaacaacagggggggcaagggtattttgcccccccccccccccctctgaaaccttgaagtgggggcaaacgggggcaaagaaagtgctgtgtaatcaatttttagataataaaactgcttaaatataaccattttccaccttgaaatacaaattttcccgggggaggacccccggaccccgcttcaatagggggggatcgatgattctttataataaggtatattgccccccccccccctttggagaTTTAGTTGTTACGCCCCTGCCTAGCCATGTATGGATCTATAGAGGAGGCATGAATCAGGAACATACCCAGGATTTAACTACTTTGAagtcagttaattaatttttttaaattttattgctttacaatGTTAGTGTGTTTATAAAACAGTAGTTAAGAGACGTGTGTGCAAGGCTGGCTCGGCCACTGAGAAAGAGACGGCATGTGCCAGGTGACGTGGTCGGAGGCCGTGTGGCCCGCGTGCCTGCCCACGGGCTTCAGCAGCTACTCCAACACGGAGGCGACGGCGGCGGGCTGGGGCTGGCTGCAGGAGTCCTCGTCCAAGGGCGGCCGCGCCGACGTGCTGCAGAAGGTGAAGCTGCAGGTGGTGCCCAACGAGGAGTGCCGCGACTGGTACCGCTCCCAGGGCAAGAAGATCAAGATCAGCGACTCGCAGATGTGCGCCGGCTACGAGTCGGGCGGCCGCGACTCCTGCTGGGTAAGTATGCTCGTACGCACCGTTCGCTCTTGCGCCACAATtcagctgaatttttttttgtgcaccaAATCAGAGGTACACATATATAACAAACTGCGAGGAAACCCTCCAAATTTCCaccaatcctttttttttttctattctgatCCCTTCATGAAGCAATTTTAAACCTTCAGAATAAGTTTTAATATTCATACTTAACAAATCaagtttttttctttagcatTATTAGAATATAGTCTTTCAGATGAAAAATCccactaaattattttaatgtaatattatttaatgtgtctacatatttaaatttcggGGTGACACAAATGACCAAAAACTGAGAATGTTACTTTGTGCCCATCTACCATCTACCCCTGTACCCTTCACTCCCACCCAACTGTATCAAATAAATGGTCATGTGACTTTGTTTTGTAATCAAactcaaattataattttgtaatttttgttttgcatgTTGTAACAAACAGAGTTTCAAATTACCAAACCATACATTTTTTAGTTCAACATTGAACAAGTGCTAAATGCacacatataataattttttttgtaaacaaataagTACTTACATTGTTAAATAcctcttttatgaataaaatacaataatagttctttttttttttttttttcatttagtgcAAATTTGTTTTGATCAGGAATTTTTccgaaaatattttgtagtataactattattatttcaaatgttttattttagcaTGGGAAAAAGTTGTTAATTCAGGGTTTGCATGAATAACCAGAGAACCATTTTGCCTGAGGAAGGCTACATAAACTTCCTAGGGCGCAGTTTTGGGTCACTACAAAGGGCCCATTCCCAGTAGCTTCACAATCTCTCCGACGACTTAACTTATTTAGTGTGCACCATGGAGGAATTATAATTTATAAGCTGCCAACCTTGTAACATTTTTAGCAGGCAAGATTACAATACCTTTGCAGATTTTTAAAGTTACATTTTAGGAATTATAATGAGAAAGAAAATAAGGAGGacatatttattaattgaaaCCATTTGGATTGTTTACATAATGACGATAAGTATGTACAAACACTTTTATACACAGAAAAGTGTTCACGTGTTTAAAGATAATAAACGggacagaaaatttattttaattcactGAAAGGCAGTAATCATAGTATTACTAGACTTTTCCATACAAGTTTTGCTTACTAAtgtttttcaaaacatttacttATTCTGTCCCTATAGCTGTACAAGTTCAAACAGAACTTTACATGTGCCATTTTACAGTGTGCACGTGTGTGTGAAAACATGCATTAAAAcaacatctgaaaaaaaaaatttgttcaaagGTCTGGGTGTTGGGATACTAGAGCATGATATTTCCCCTCAAATTAGGTACTATCACTGAGGAAATTCCacgacttttccaggttttaaagtaaaattccTGACAGTCTATAATGTGGATACCCTGGTGAAGCAGAAGTGCATGGTTCCATCCCGACCGCTGGCACGACTATACTGTACTGAAGCAGTGgagtagccaggatttgtgtatggggggtgttaagaattttaaggtgtaaaatagtgctattttagcagttttcggttcttaaaatttaaacattgtaatggtaaataattttattaattttaatatgaaatctgtttgagtgatgaataagaaattaattaaagattttggctaagggagggggggggggggtttgaacccctaattccccccctggctatgcccctgtaCTGAAGTGGCTCAGAGCCCGCTGTGCTAATGGCGCGGCAAAGGAGTGGAGCCGGGTGTGAGCGTGGTTCTC is part of the Bacillus rossius redtenbacheri isolate Brsri chromosome 8, Brsri_v3, whole genome shotgun sequence genome and harbors:
- the LOC134535325 gene encoding plasminogen; its protein translation is MWNQVTLMAAVTVLLPGISPHNLSDVPCGRRWRRSGRIVGGEATNPGEFPWLVSITRRGGHFCGGTLLHKRWVMTAAHCMCSGPVHLPAEHIRVTVGEHDLTSAEEPAAHEVRVSRLLLHPDYKCARFANDIALLELSSEVTWSEAVWPACLPTGFSSYSNTEATAAGWGWLQESSSKGGRADVLQKVKLQVVPNEECRDWYRSQGKKIKISDSQMCAGYESGGRDSCWADSGGPLMIGEGDQTMVVGIVSTGIGCARPRLPGLYTRISEYMVWIEGHVR